Sequence from the Nitrospirota bacterium genome:
AGCGCGACCAGGAGGAAACGATCCTCAAGAACAACCTGGAGGCGGTCAAGGAGATCGCCTATCAGATCAAGCTGCGCGGCATCGGGGGGATCATTATCATCGACTTCATCGATATGGAGCGGGAAAAGAACCGGGATAAAGTCTACCAGGCGCTGGTCGAGGCCATGGGGAGCGACAAGGCTCGCACCAGGATTTCCAGGATCTCCGACCTGGGCCTGATCGAGATCTCGCGGGAGCGCGTCCGGGAAGACCTCTTGCGGGCGATGTCCGAGCCTTGCCATTATTGCGAAGGACGGGGGTACACCAAGTCTCCCACATCGGTGGCCTATGAGATTTTCCGCGAAGTCCGGCGCATCGGGAAGGCACCCGAAACGCAGACGATCGTCATCGGGGCCCATCCCGCGGTCGTCGATCTGTTGTTCGATGAGGAACGTCAGGGTCTCGAAGAGCTGGGGCGGCAGGTTGACGGCAAGATCATCGTGAAGCCGGACCTGGGTCTGCACCTCGAGCAGTACGATATCGCCGTGCTCTGACGGAACCATTTGGGGGCAAAGCCATGCCGATTCCGGTCGATCTCCGGTCCTGGCTGGTGTTGCGTGCGATCGCAGGGCTGGGTGACGCAGGCCTGTGCCGGCTCGTGCAGACGTTGGGTTCGGCAGAGGCGGTCTGCCGGGCTTCCGCCGAGGCGCTCATGGAGTCGGGCGGCGTGCGCCGCTCCGTGGCGGAGGCGATCGTCCGAGGCCCCGACCCGGAAAGTCAGCGGGCGATTGATCGAGAGCACAATTTGCTCGAGCGGCTTCGGTGCAGCGTCGTCACGTATCTGGACCCCGAGTACCCGTCCCGGCTCCGCATGATTCCGGACCCGCCGCCGCTCTTGTATGTGAGCGGGGCCATGGAGGCGCGCGATCAGCATGCGGTGGCCATCGTGGGTTCGCGCCGCGTTTCTGCGGCCGGTCGGGCCGTCACCGAGGAGCTGAGCCGCGAATTGGCCGGGGCCGGTTTCACCATCGTCAGCGGGCTTGCGCGCGGGGTGGATGCCGCCGCGCACCGCGGGGCGATGGAGGCCAAGGGCCGGACCGTGGCGGTGTTGGGGTGCGGGATCGACCGGACGTATCCGCCCGAGCATGGGGCGTTGCGGGATCGTATCGAAGCTTGCGGGGCCGTCGTGTCGGAGCTGCCCTTGGGGGCCTTTCCCCACAGTTACCATTTCCCGCGCCGGAATCGCATTATCAGCGGGATGTGTCTCGGCGTCGTCGTGACGGAAGCGGCGGCGCAGAGCGGTTCGTTGATTACGGCGCGTTTGGCGGGGGAGCAGGGGCGCGAGGTGTTTGCGGTTCCCGGATTCATCAAGGCGGACAACAGCCGGGGCCCCAACGGCTTGATCAAGCAGGGGGCCAAGCTCGTCGAAGGGGCCATGGATGTCATCGAAGAACTGCTCCCGCAGCTGGAGCCTCCCGTGCGGGACCGTATCCAGGCGCGTCTCCCGGCTCCATCAGTCACCAGCGGAGGGGTGCCGTCGGACCGGAATGAGGCCAAGGTCTATACCTTGCTGTCGGCGGAGCCCACGCACCTTGATGAGGTGATCGTCAAGGCGGGGATGTCCGCAGCCGATGTGACCAGCCTGCTGCTGGCCATGGAATTGAAAGGGTCGGT
This genomic interval carries:
- the dprA gene encoding DNA-protecting protein DprA encodes the protein MPIPVDLRSWLVLRAIAGLGDAGLCRLVQTLGSAEAVCRASAEALMESGGVRRSVAEAIVRGPDPESQRAIDREHNLLERLRCSVVTYLDPEYPSRLRMIPDPPPLLYVSGAMEARDQHAVAIVGSRRVSAAGRAVTEELSRELAGAGFTIVSGLARGVDAAAHRGAMEAKGRTVAVLGCGIDRTYPPEHGALRDRIEACGAVVSELPLGAFPHSYHFPRRNRIISGMCLGVVVTEAAAQSGSLITARLAGEQGREVFAVPGFIKADNSRGPNGLIKQGAKLVEGAMDVIEELLPQLEPPVRDRIQARLPAPSVTSGGVPSDRNEAKVYTLLSAEPTHLDEVIVKAGMSAADVTSLLLAMELKGSVRQLPGQSYIRV